GGGCGCGGAAGTACCCGGGCTTCCGCCCGGTCGACTACGTCAACGCCCACCCGCACCGCTACCCGCTGTTCCACGTCAAGGACGGCGTCCCACTGCCCGACCCTCAGCAGGGCAACTCGTACCTGGACGTGGAGTTCGGCGCCGGGGTGATCCCGTTCGCGGAGTTCTTCACAGAGCTCGACGGGGGCGGACGGTTCACCTACCTGTGGGAGCAGGACACCGGGCCGAACGCGCAGCCCAACCCGCCCGGCTCGCTGGGCGCCGCCGAGCGCAGCTACCAGCGGATGGTCGACCTGCGGGGTGAGCGGTGACGGCCTGGCGGCTCACCGAGGACGCTCCGCCGCCCGAGGACGCTCCGCCGCCCGAGGGCGCAGCGGCGGCTGAGGAGGGCCACTCGGCCGACCCCCGCCGCCCGCGGTCGAGCACCCGCCGGCTGCTGGTGGTGGCGGCAACCGTGCTGCTGACCCTGGTCGGCGCGGGCGGCCTGGCGATCGCCGGCACCAGCGTGCTCTCGGCGGAACGGCCGGAGGGCTGCGTCAAGCCGGACCGCAGCATGCAGCTCTACGCGGTGGAGTTACCCAGGGACGGCACCCAGATCCGGCTCGGCTACGGCACCAGCCCGCAGACCGCCTCCTACCCGGGGCCGACCATGGAGATGATGGAGGGGGAGTGCCTCGCCATCACCCTGCACAACCTGGTACCCGCCGCGACGCTGGAGCAGCTGCGCACCGACCCGGCGCACCCGCTGGGTGTGTCGCTGCACGTGCACGGGGTCAAGTACACCCAGCTCTCCGACGGCACCGTGCAGAGCGGCTCGTTCGTCCCGCCCGGCGAGTCACGCACGTACACCTGGTTCGCCCAGCAGCGGAACAAGAAGACCGGCTCGCCGGGCACGGCCGGCTACTGGTGGTACCACGATCACGTGGTGGGCGGCCCGCACGGCACCCAGGGCCTCGGCGCGGGACTCTTCGGCGGGCTGGTGGTACGCCGACCCGGCGACCCGAAGCCCGACCGCACCTACACCGTGGTCTTCGGTGACCGGCAGAGCATCAACCTGCGCCGCGGCGCGGCCACCGACACCTGCGACGCACAGAACCCGCAGCCCGGCCCGACCTGCCTGGTCGCCCGCAAGGGGGAGAAGGTGGAGTTCATCGTCGTCGGGATCGGCAACGACATGCACACCTTCCACCTGCACGGGCATTCCTGGGCGGACACCCGGACCGGCCTGGTGAGCAACGGGGAACCGTTCGCCGACAGCGTCCCGGTCATCGACAACAAGCCGCTCGGGCCGGGCGACTCGTTCGGGTTCCAGGTGGCGGCGGGCGACTCCGTCGGGCCGGGGCACTGGATGCTGCACTGCCACATGCAGTTCCACTCCGACGGCGGCATGTCGACGATGCTGCACGTCCTGGACGAGTCCGGGGCGATGCCCCCGGGCCACGACCACTCCCACCCGGCGACCGCCGCCGGCACCGGTGCCGCCACCGACACCGGCGAACACCAGCACAACTGAGCACCGGCGCCACCGCGCCGGTGACCGGGCCGGTGGCTGCTGGTCTGTCGGCGGACCAGCAGCCACCGGCGGGACCCCGCGCCCACGGCGGGCTCCCCAGCCATCCACCAGTCCGCCGCAACGTCCCCGCACTCACCCCCAACCCGTCCGGGCGTCGCCGGTGGTCCCACGCACCGGTGTCCGGTCGATCCCGGCACGACCGCTCGGCAGCGCATGTCCGCCACATCCCAACCTGAAGAGGAGTCGAGATGGCTCAAGGACGCCATTTCCGGTTATCCCGCTGGGTCGGACGACGGCTACGGTCCGACTCGACGACCACCCCACCACCGCCTGCCCGACGGCGGGCCATGCGCCGCGCCGGTGCCCTCGCGTCGAGCGCCGCGCTGGCCCTCGGCGTGCTGGGTCTGCCCGCCCAGGCCGCGAGCCCGACCCCGGTCAAGGCCGCGGCCGCCGAGGCCGCCGCGGCGGTCAAGGTGCTGGTGTTCCACGGTCCGGTGGCCCAGCAGGACGACCCGGTCAACCGGGCCGTCACCGCAATCCGGAGCCTCGGCGCGGACCACGGATTCTCCGTCGACGACTCCAGTGACCCCGGTATCTTCACCTTCGGCAACCTGTCCCGGTACCGGGGCTTGGTGTTCCTCTCCGCCAACGGGGTGACGCTCAACGACGCCCAGGAGGCCGCGTTCCAGGCGTACGTCAAGGGTGGCGGCGGGTTCGTCGGTGTGCACGACGCCGCCCGCGCGCAGCCCAGCTCGGCCTGGTTCACCGGCCTGATCGGCACGCGGCCGGCCGCCAGCCTGCCGAACGCCGAGAAGCCCGTCTCCGCCACCGCGAGCGCCGAGAACGCGCCGAACGAGACCGCCGCGAAGGCGATCGACGGGTCGACCGGCACCAAGTGGCTCACCTTCAACCCGACCGGCTGGCTCGCGGCAAAGCTGGCGAAGCCGGTCGTGGTGAGCCGCTACGCGCTGACCTCGGCCAACGACTTCCCCGGCCGGGACCCGAAGAACTGGACCCTGCAGGGCTCCCAGGACGGCACCACCTGGACGGACCTGGACACGCGCAGCGGGGAGTCCTTCCCCCAGCGGTTCCAGACCAAGCAATACAGCTTCACCAACACCACGGCGTACCAGCACTACCGGCTGAACATCACGGCCAACGGCGGCGAGCCGTTGATCCAGCTCGCCGAGCTGTGGCTGATCGGCCCGGACGCCGGACCGGCCCCGGACACCACGGTGCAGCAGGCCGTGGTGGACTTCACCGACCGTCAGCACCCGGCGAACAAGGGGCAGCCGCTGACCTTGACCCGCTCCGACCAGTGGATCAACTGGGACCCGAGCCCGACCGGCCGAGTGCACACCCTAGCCCAGGTCGAGGAGGGGACCTACAACCCGGGGCTGAGCGGCAACGGCGCGTTCCACCCGATCTCCTGGTGTCAGGACTACGACGGCGGCCGGTCCTTCTACACCGGGATGGGTCGCACCGAGGCCAGCTGGACGAGCGACACGAAGTTCCAGAGCCACCTGGTCGGCGCCATCCAGTGGACCACCGGCATGGTGCGCGGTGACTGCCAGGCGACCATCGCGTCGAACTACCGCATCGAGCGGCTCACCACCACCAACCAGCCCGGGCAGCTCGACCAGATCGGCGAGCCGCACGGCCTGACCGTCGCGCCGGACGGCAAGGTGTTCTACATCGGCAAGGCGGCCTGCGCGTCCGGGCCGGTCGTCAACTGGGACGACCCGAAGGTCGGCCTCGGCTGCGGCACGATCCACCAGTGGGACCCGAAGACCAAGCAGGTCAAACTGCTGACCACCCTCGCCGTGATGGGCAACCGGGGCAGCGGCAGCGAGCTGGTCAAGAACGAGGAGGGCCTGGTCGGCATCACCCTGGACCCGAAGTTCGCCCAGAACGGCTGGGTGTACGCCTACTGGATGCCGCACGAGTCGATCGACCGGGACCGGCGGATCGGCCAGCGGACCGTCTCCCGGTTCACCTACGACGCGGCGAAGCAGTCCCTCGACCAGGGCACCCGCAAGGACCTGCTGCACTGGGACACGCAGATTCACAGCTGCTGCCACGCGGGCGGCGGGATGACCTTCGACGAGTCCGGCAACCTCTACATCGGTAGCGGGGACAGCAACTCCTCCGGCGGCTCCAACGGCTACGCCGGCAACAACTGGACGCAGGAGTACAAGGGCGTGTCG
The nucleotide sequence above comes from Micromonospora sp. NBC_00389. Encoded proteins:
- a CDS encoding multicopper oxidase domain-containing protein; amino-acid sequence: MTAWRLTEDAPPPEDAPPPEGAAAAEEGHSADPRRPRSSTRRLLVVAATVLLTLVGAGGLAIAGTSVLSAERPEGCVKPDRSMQLYAVELPRDGTQIRLGYGTSPQTASYPGPTMEMMEGECLAITLHNLVPAATLEQLRTDPAHPLGVSLHVHGVKYTQLSDGTVQSGSFVPPGESRTYTWFAQQRNKKTGSPGTAGYWWYHDHVVGGPHGTQGLGAGLFGGLVVRRPGDPKPDRTYTVVFGDRQSINLRRGAATDTCDAQNPQPGPTCLVARKGEKVEFIVVGIGNDMHTFHLHGHSWADTRTGLVSNGEPFADSVPVIDNKPLGPGDSFGFQVAAGDSVGPGHWMLHCHMQFHSDGGMSTMLHVLDESGAMPPGHDHSHPATAAGTGAATDTGEHQHN